In Leptodactylus fuscus isolate aLepFus1 chromosome 2, aLepFus1.hap2, whole genome shotgun sequence, one genomic interval encodes:
- the LIN28A gene encoding protein lin-28 homolog A — protein sequence MGPVSNKELTGGLSKPVSDDSNPHQPEESKVLHGSGTCKWFNLRMGFGFLTMTKKEGIDLDFPVDVFVHQSKLHMEGFRNLKEGESVEFTFKKSSKGLESIRVTGPDGAPCMGSDRRLKVKGQQKRKPKGDRCYNCGELDHHAKECNLPPQPKKCHFCQCTSHMVAQCPVKAVQLVSLQEKPAIDESSPANTD from the exons GTGGGCTCTCTAAGCCTGTTAGTGATGACTCAAATCCTCATCAACCAGAAGAATCCAAGGTCCTTCATGGATCTGGAACATGCAAATGGTTCAATCTTAGAATGGGCTTTGGCTTCCTCACAATGACCAAAAAAGAAGGCATTGACCTGGACTTTCCTGTAgatgtgtttgtgcatcag AGTAAATTGCATATGGAAGGTTTTCGCAACCTCAAGGAAGGAGAATCTGTAGAATTCACTTTCAAGAAATCTTCCAAGGGTTTGGAATCCATACGAGTGACAGGACCAGACGGTGCTCCTTGCATGGGAAGTGACAGGAGACTAAAAGTAAAGGGGCAGCAGAAAAGAAAGCCAAAGGGGGACAG ATGCTATAACTGCGGAGAATTGGATCATCATGCCAAAGAATGTAATTTGCCTCCTCAACCCAAGAAATGCCACTTCTGTCAATGTACAAGTCACATGGTGGCACAATGCCCAGTAAAAGCTGTACAGCTTGTCAGTTTACAGGAAAAGCCGGCTATTGATGAATCAAGCCCAGCTAACACAGACTAG